A stretch of the Victivallis lenta genome encodes the following:
- a CDS encoding substrate-binding domain-containing protein: MQAIIKRNDPLYRQIVSYFEEEILQGRLKPGDRIPATTRLSEIFNVNPDTVQQSLKLLAERGFVSRAPGRGTFVRKGINSRTFGIIFKRTVLTDEDVSFYSGFLNDFILLAEQEQWNCRLFMVTENLSPEDASGEKGLLDLKKAIADGEVRAVVEFCTNPTVRDYLRTECPVPVSLCDVSMDNIAFIHKGVNYLEERGYRDIAVFAYHLDRPNNFDEGISTCHSKLPLRRFDAVDANHNEGYRLMRELCGSRSGLPDALLIANDRLFIGAWYFLLEKGIRVPEELAVLTHANRGRLPMSHIPLTRLEVDPLALTREVFREIAGKITGDAYTARPVTPELIVGRSCGEAE, from the coding sequence ATGCAGGCGATCATCAAACGGAACGATCCGCTTTACCGGCAGATCGTTTCCTATTTCGAAGAGGAGATTCTGCAGGGCAGGCTGAAACCGGGCGACCGGATTCCGGCGACGACCCGGCTGTCGGAGATTTTCAATGTGAATCCCGATACGGTGCAGCAGAGCCTGAAGCTGCTGGCGGAACGCGGTTTCGTCTCCCGGGCGCCGGGCCGGGGGACGTTCGTCCGCAAGGGGATCAACTCCAGAACGTTCGGCATCATCTTCAAACGGACGGTGCTCACCGATGAGGACGTCAGCTTCTACTCCGGATTCCTGAATGACTTCATTCTGCTCGCGGAGCAGGAGCAGTGGAACTGCCGCCTTTTCATGGTGACCGAGAATCTCTCCCCCGAAGACGCCTCCGGCGAGAAGGGACTGCTCGACCTGAAGAAAGCGATCGCCGACGGGGAAGTCCGCGCGGTGGTCGAATTCTGCACCAACCCCACGGTGCGGGACTATCTGCGGACGGAGTGCCCGGTTCCGGTCTCGCTCTGCGACGTCTCCATGGACAATATTGCCTTTATCCACAAGGGGGTGAATTATCTGGAGGAGCGGGGATATCGAGATATCGCGGTCTTCGCCTACCATCTCGACCGCCCGAACAATTTCGATGAAGGGATCAGCACCTGTCATTCGAAGCTGCCGCTCCGGCGCTTCGACGCCGTCGACGCCAACCACAACGAAGGCTACCGGCTGATGCGGGAGCTCTGCGGGAGCCGTTCCGGGCTGCCGGACGCGCTGCTGATCGCCAACGACCGGCTTTTCATCGGAGCCTGGTATTTTCTGCTGGAGAAGGGAATCCGGGTTCCGGAAGAGCTTGCCGTGCTGACCCACGCGAACCGGGGGCGGCTCCCGATGTCCCATATTCCGCTGACCCGGCTGGAAGTGGACCCGCTTGCGCTCACCCGCGAGGTGTTCCGCGAAATCGCCGGCAAGATCACCGGCGACGCCTACACGGCCCGGCCGGTGACGCCGGAGCTGATCGTCGGCAGAAGCTGCGGAGAGGCGGAATGA
- a CDS encoding SGNH/GDSL hydrolase family protein encodes MNAGNLFLLIIGIMFSAGCVSPGARPEEHSNMRKFFQKLKCGEEATVAYFGGSITWGATATDPLKTSWRALLAKRLQREFPAARLVPVDAAIGGKGSDLGVFRMDRDVLPFRPDLTFVEFAVNDAQNPERLECMEGILRKLHTGRPDMAIVLVITGYGAESFESPREEDYRSLAAYYGIPAISVVPEVRRRIAAGEFSCRDILTDGTHPNDRGYALYCDIIFEQLMNCGDSGPWPEKPLTANRFESARMIELASLLPPAASAAAWRRELPSVTGVWFDHQPSRWLPSVIVPERETASLSLETACSGAGVYYETVPGGDRFELLADGVSIFAADTKFPWPYPGLGNRFQLLPVAGKHTITVKAHGPNLRLGCLLLTGP; translated from the coding sequence ATGAACGCGGGAAATCTGTTTTTACTGATCATCGGCATCATGTTTTCCGCCGGGTGCGTCAGCCCCGGCGCCAGACCGGAGGAACATTCGAACATGCGGAAATTTTTTCAGAAGCTCAAATGCGGCGAAGAGGCGACCGTCGCTTATTTCGGCGGCTCGATCACCTGGGGAGCCACGGCGACCGACCCGTTGAAAACCTCCTGGCGGGCGCTGCTTGCGAAGCGGTTGCAGCGGGAGTTTCCGGCGGCCCGCCTCGTTCCCGTCGACGCGGCGATCGGCGGCAAAGGGTCCGATCTCGGCGTATTCCGCATGGACCGCGACGTGCTCCCTTTTCGGCCGGACCTGACTTTCGTGGAGTTTGCGGTCAACGATGCGCAGAATCCGGAACGGCTGGAGTGCATGGAGGGGATTCTGCGGAAGCTTCACACCGGCCGGCCGGATATGGCGATCGTGCTGGTCATCACCGGTTACGGCGCGGAGTCGTTCGAGAGTCCGCGTGAGGAGGATTACCGGAGCCTCGCCGCGTATTACGGAATTCCGGCAATCAGCGTCGTTCCCGAAGTGCGTCGCCGGATCGCGGCGGGAGAGTTCTCCTGCCGCGACATCCTGACCGACGGCACTCATCCGAACGACCGCGGCTATGCCCTTTACTGCGACATCATTTTCGAGCAGCTGATGAATTGCGGCGACTCCGGGCCGTGGCCGGAAAAGCCGCTGACCGCCAACCGGTTCGAGTCGGCCCGGATGATCGAACTCGCTTCGCTGCTGCCCCCCGCCGCATCCGCGGCGGCATGGAGGCGGGAGCTGCCGTCGGTGACCGGCGTCTGGTTCGATCACCAGCCGTCGCGCTGGCTTCCGAGCGTCATCGTTCCGGAGCGGGAAACGGCCTCCCTCTCTCTGGAAACCGCGTGTTCCGGCGCCGGCGTCTATTACGAGACGGTTCCGGGCGGAGACCGGTTCGAGCTTCTGGCCGACGGGGTGAGCATATTTGCCGCCGACACGAAATTCCCCTGGCCGTATCCGGGGCTCGGGAACCGTTTTCAGCTGCTGCCCGTTGCGGGAAAGCATACGATTACAGTGAAAGCGCACGGCCCGAACCTGCGGCTGGGCTGTCTGCTGCTGACCGGACCGTAA
- a CDS encoding (deoxy)nucleoside triphosphate pyrophosphohydrolase — MKKTIEVAAAVIRRDGRVLLSTRPEDKPPAGREFPGGKLEPGETLKQAAERELREELGVGVVALDELFRITHETEHAVIRLRFIRTVLPEGEAVTPLEGQSFGWFDLKEPMPPDLLAPDRPVWEFLAE, encoded by the coding sequence ATGAAAAAGACGATTGAGGTCGCTGCCGCCGTGATCCGGCGGGACGGCAGGGTGCTGCTTTCGACGCGTCCGGAGGACAAGCCGCCGGCCGGCCGCGAATTCCCGGGCGGCAAGCTCGAGCCCGGCGAGACGCTGAAGCAGGCCGCCGAGCGGGAGCTGCGGGAGGAGCTCGGCGTCGGCGTCGTGGCGCTCGACGAGCTGTTCCGGATCACGCATGAGACGGAACACGCCGTGATCCGTCTCCGGTTCATCCGCACGGTTCTGCCGGAGGGGGAGGCGGTGACGCCGCTGGAGGGACAGAGTTTCGGCTGGTTCGATTTGAAGGAGCCGATGCCTCCGGATCTGCTTGCGCCGGACCGTCCGGTCTGGGAGTTTCTCGCTGAATGA
- a CDS encoding sigma-70 family RNA polymerase sigma factor has protein sequence MKEREFDAGDGELIAAFVRGDEKAFEQLYGRYKRQLYGFLNNLITDNPAEVDEVFEETWLRVLDKLPGYRDEGRFSAWLFRIGRNIFIDRLRKNRNAFAALNLDAEEAPALPGPASLEPDQELELGEVGSVIAEAVGKLPVEQREVFLLRQQELAFKEIAEIQGCSINTVLGRMQYAMKSLRRLILEIDRGGIVT, from the coding sequence ATGAAAGAGAGAGAGTTCGATGCCGGCGACGGCGAATTGATCGCCGCATTCGTCCGAGGCGACGAGAAGGCGTTCGAGCAGCTCTACGGCAGGTACAAGCGGCAGCTGTACGGTTTTTTGAACAATCTGATCACGGACAATCCGGCGGAAGTCGATGAAGTGTTTGAAGAGACCTGGCTGCGGGTGCTCGACAAGCTGCCGGGCTACCGCGACGAAGGCAGGTTCAGCGCCTGGCTGTTCCGCATCGGCCGGAATATCTTTATCGACCGGCTGCGGAAAAACCGGAATGCGTTTGCCGCGCTGAACCTCGACGCCGAGGAGGCGCCGGCGCTGCCGGGCCCGGCTTCGCTGGAGCCGGACCAGGAACTTGAGCTCGGTGAAGTCGGCAGCGTAATCGCCGAAGCCGTCGGGAAACTGCCGGTCGAACAGCGCGAGGTGTTCCTGCTGCGGCAGCAGGAGCTCGCATTCAAGGAGATCGCGGAGATACAGGGCTGCTCGATCAACACCGTTCTCGGACGGATGCAGTACGCGATGAAAAGTTTAAGACGGTTGATCCTGGAAATCGACCGGGGAGGGATAGTGACATGA